Part of the Haloferax sp. Atlit-12N genome is shown below.
CCACTCGGAAAAGGCGGCCGAACAGTCCTCGCAGTAACAGCGAACGGTCCCGTGACAGCCGAACTCGTTGTCGGTCTGCCAGCCGACGACGGCCGGATGGTCTGCGTAGTGGGCTGCCATCTCCGAAACGATGCGGCGCGTCTCCTCTCGGTATCGGGGCGAGTTGAAACAGTAGTGGCGACGCGAGCCGAAGTGCCGAGGCGTCCCGTCGGGGTCGGCCTGCAGAATCTCCGGGTGTTCGTCGACGAGCCACTTCGGCGGCGTTGCCGTTGGTGTACAGAGGACGACGTTCAGGCCGTGATCAGCTAGTATATCGACCGCCTCGTCAAGCCACGAGAAATCGAGGCCCCCAAGTGTCGGCTCGATGACGCCCCACGAAAACTCAGCCAGACGGACGTATTCGATGCCCGCCTCGGCCATTTGCCGTGCGTCAGATTCCCACTGTTCGCGTGGCCAATGTTC
Proteins encoded:
- a CDS encoding beta-galactosidase → MSIGVCYFPEHWPREQWESDARQMAEAGIEYVRLAEFSWGVIEPTLGGLDFSWLDEAVDILADHGLNVVLCTPTATPPKWLVDEHPEILQADPDGTPRHFGSRRHYCFNSPRYREETRRIVSEMAAHYADHPAVVGWQTDNEFGCHGTVRCYCEDCSAAFSEWLAAKYDDVGDLNEQWGTTFWSQQYASFEAVDPPR